A single window of Onychomys torridus chromosome 8, mOncTor1.1, whole genome shotgun sequence DNA harbors:
- the Flt4 gene encoding vascular endothelial growth factor receptor 3: protein MQPGAALTLRLWLCLGLLHGLANGYSMTPPTLNITEESYVIDTGDSLSISCRGQHPLEWTWPGAQEVLTTGGKDGEDTRVVRDCEGTEARPYCKVLLLAQTHANNTGSYHCYYKYIKARIEGTTAASTYVFVRDFEQPFINKPDTLLVNRKDSMWVPCLVSVPGLNITLRSQSSVLHPDGQEVLWDDRQGMRVPTPLLRDALYLQCETTWGDQDFLSNPFLVHVTGNELYDIQLFPKKSLELLVGEKLVLNCTVWAEFNSGVTFDWDYPGKQAERGKWVPERRSQQTHTELSSILTIHNVSQHDLGPYVCEANNGIQRFRESTEVIVHEKPFISVDWLKGPVLEATAGDELVKLPVKLAAYPPPEFQWYKDRKAVTGRHNPHALVLKEVTEASAGIYTLALWNSAAGLRQNISLELVVNVPPHIHEKEASSPSIYSRHSRQTLTCTAYGVPQPLSVQWHWRPWTPCKTFAQRSLRRRQQRDRMPQCRDWREVTTQDAVNPIESLDTWTEFVEGKNKTVSKLVIQDANVSAMYKCVVFNKVGQDERLIYFYVTTIPDGFSIESEPSEDPLEGQSVRLSCQADNYTYEHLRWYRLNLSTLHDAQGNPLLLDCKNVHLYATPLAANLEEAEPGARHATLSLNIPRVAPEHEGDYVCEVQDRRSQDKHCHKKYLSVQALEAPRLTQNLTDLLVNVSDSLEMRCPVAGAHVPSIVWYKDERLLEKESGIDLADSNQRLSIQRVREEDAGRYLCSVCNAKGCVNSSASVAVEGSEDKGSMEIVILIGTGVIAVFFWVLLLLIFCNMKRPAHADIKTGYLSIIMDPGEVPLEEQCEYLSYDASQWEFPRERLHLGRVLGHGAFGKVVEASAFGINKGSSCDTVAVKMLKEGATASEHRALMSELKILIHIGNHLNVVNLLGACTKPNGPLMVIVEFCKYGNLSNFLRVKREAFSPYAEKSPEQRRRFRAMVEGAKADRRRPGSSDRALLSRLLMGKGGVRRAPLVQEAEDLWLSPLTMEDLVCYSFQVARGMEFLASRKCIHRDLAARNILLSESDIVKICDFGLARDIYKDPDYVRKGSARLPLKWMAPESIFDKVYTTQSDVWSFGVLLWEIFSLGASPYPGVQINEEFCQRLKDGTRMRAPELATPAIRHIMQSCWSGDPKARPAFSELVEILGDLLQGGGWQEEEEECMALHSSQSSEEGGFMQTSTTALHITEADADSSPPSVHCHSLAARYYNCVSFPGCLTRGTQTPGSSRMKTFEEFPMTPTTYKASVDNQTDSGMVLASEEFEQIESRHRQEGSFSCKGPGQHMDIPRGHPDPQGRRRRPTQGAQGGKVFHNSEYGEVSQPCKEGDCSPSAGSPFFADSSY from the exons GCCTGGCAAATGGTTACTCCATGACCCCTCCAACCCTGAACATCACAGAGGAATCATATGTCATTGACACCGGGGACAGCCTATCCATATCCTGCAG GGGGCAGCACCCCCTTGAGTGGACCTGGCCAGGGGCACAAGAGGTACTGACCACAGGTGGGAAGGACGGTGAGGATACACGGGTTGTGCGAGACTGTGAAGGCACAGAAGCTAGGCCCTACTGCAAGGTGCTGCTGCTGGCCCAGACTCACGCCAACAACACGGGCAGCTACCACTGCTACTACAAGTACATCAAGGCCAGAATTGAGGGCACCACAGCTGCCAGCACCTATGTGTTCGTAAGAG ACTTTGAACAGCCCTTCATCAACAAACCTGACACACTCCTGGTCAACAGGAAGGACTCGATGTGGGTGCCCTGCTTGGTGTCCGTCCCGGGCCTCAACATCACACTGCGCTCG CAAAGCTCAGTGCTGCACCCTGATGGGcaggaggtgctgtgggatgacCGCCAGGGCATGCGGGTACCCACACCGCTGCTGCGTGATGCCCTGTACCTGCAATGCGAGACCACCTGGGGTGACCAGGACTTTCTCTCCAACCCCTTCCTCGTGCATGTCACAG GCAATGAGCTCTATGACATCCAGCTGTTCCCAAAGAAGTCACTGGAGCTGCTGGTTGGAGAGAAGCTGGTTTTGAACTGTACGGTGTGGGCTGAGTTCAACTCGGGTGTCACCTTCGACTGGGATTATCCAGGGAAGCAG GCAGAGCGGGGTAAGTGGGTACCTGAGCGGCGTTCCCAGCAGACTCACACAGAACTCTCCAGCATCCTGACCATCCACAATGTCAGCCAGCATGACCTGGGCCCCTACGTGTGTGAGGCCAACAATGGCATTCAGCGGTTCCGGGAAAGCACAGAGGTCATTGTGCACG AAAAGCCCTTCATCAGTGTCGATTGGCTCAAAGGACCTGTCCTGGAAGCCACAGCCGGAGACGAGCTGGTGAAGCTGCCTGTGAAGCTGGCAGCTTATCCCCCACCTGAATTCCAATG GTACAAGGACAGAAAGGCAGTGACTGGGCGTCACAATCCACATGCTCTGGTGCTCAAAGAGGTGACCGAGGCCAGTGCTGGCATCTACACTCTTGCCCTGTGGAACTCTGCAGCTGGTCTGAGGCAAAACATCAGCCTGGAGCTGGTGGTGAACG TGCCTCCCCACATCCATGAAAAGGAAGCCTCCTCACCCAGCATCTACTCCCGCCACAGCCGCCAGACCCTCACCTGCACTGCCTATGGGGTACCCCAACCTCTCAGTGTCCAGTGGCACTGGAGGCCCTGGACACCCTGCAAGACATTTGCCCAGCGCAGCCT CCGGAGGCGGCAGCAGAGGGATCGCATGCCACAGTGCCGAGACTGGAGGGAGGTGACAACCCAGGATGCTGTCAACCCCATCGAGAGCCTGGACACCTGGACAGAGTTTGTGGAAGGGAAAAATAAG ACGGTGAGCAAGCTGGTGATCCAGGATGCCAATGTGTCAGCCATGTACAAGTGTGTGGTCTTCAACAAAGTGGGCCAGGATGAGCGTCTCATCTACTTCTATGTGACCA ccatcCCGGACGGCTTCAGTATCGAATCAGAGCCTTCCGAGGATCCCTTAGAAGGCCAGTCCGTGCGCCTCAGCTGCCAAGCGGACAACTACACTTACGAGCATCTGCGCTGGTACCGGCTCAACCTCTCCACGCTACACGACGCTCAAGGGAACCCTCTACTGCTCGACTGCAAGAACGTGCACCTGTATGCCACGCCCCTAGCGGCCAACCTAGAGGAGGCGGAGCCCGGGGCCCGCCACGCCACCCTCAGCTTGAATATCCCCCGAGTGGCCCCCGAGCACGAGGGTGACTACGTGTGTGAGGTGCAGGATAGGCGCAGCCAGGACAAGCACTGCCACAAGAAGTACCTGTCCGTGCAGG ccctggAAGCTCCTCGGCTCACGCAGAACTTGACTGACCTCCTGGTGAACGTGAGCGACTCGCTGGAGATGCGATGCCCGGTGGCCGGAGCGCATGTGCCCAGTATTGTGTGGTACAAAGATGAAAGGCTCCTGGAGAAAGAGTCTG GAATCGACCTGGCAGACTCGAATCAGAGGCTGAGCATCCAGCGCGTGCGCGAGGAAGATGCGGGTCGTTATCTGTGCAGCGTGTGTAATGCTAAGGGCTGTGTGAACTCTTCTGCCAGTGTGGCAGTGGAAG GCTCTGAAGATAAAGGCAGCATGGAGATTGTGATACTCATTGGCACTGGCGTCATCGCTGTCTTCTtctgggtcctcctcctcctcatcttctgtaACATGAAAAGG cctgccCATGCAGACATCAAGACGGGCTACCTGTCCATCATCATGGACCCCGGGGAGGTGCCTTTGGAGGAGCAGTGTGAATACCTGTCCTATGACGCCAGCCAGTGGGAGTTCCCCAGGGAAAGGTTACACCTCG GGAGAGTCCTAGGCCATGGGGCTTTCGGGAAAGTGGTGGAAGCCTCTGCTTTTGGCATCAATAAAGGCAGCAGCTGTGACACCGTGGCCGTGAAGATGCTGAAAG AGGGCGCTACTGCCAGCGAGCACCGTGCCCTGATGTCAGAGCTCAAGATCCTAATTCACATCGGGAACCACCTCAATGTGGTCAACCTCCTGGGGGCGTGCACCAAGCCCAACG GCCCTCTCATGGTGATCGTGGAATTTTGCAAGTATGGCAACCTCTCCAACTTCTTGCGTGTCAAGCGGGAGGCTTTCAGCCCCTACGCG GAGAAGTCTCCCGAGCAACGCAGACGCTTCCGCGCGATGGTAGAAGGCGCCAAGGCTGATAGGAGGAGACCTGGAAGCAGCGACAGGGCCCTGCTCTCGCGGCTCCTGATGGGCAAGGGAGGAGTACGGAGGGCCCCCCTTGTCCAAGAAG CTGAGGACCTATGGCTGAGTCCACTGACGATGGAAGACCTTGTCTGCTACAGTTTCCAGGTGGCCCGGGGAATGGAGTTCCTGGCTTCCCGCAAG tgCATTCACAGAGACCTGGCTGCCCGGAACATCTTACTGTCAGAAAGCGACATAGTGAAGATCTGCGACTTTGGTCTTGCCCGGGACATCTACAAAGACCCTGACTATGTCCGGAAGGGCAGT GCTCGGCTGCCTCTGAAATGGATGGCCCCCGAGAGCATCTTTGATAAGGTGTACACCACGCAGAGTGATGTGTGGTCCTTTGGTGTGCTGCTGTGGGAGATCTTCTCCCTGG GGGCCTCTCCATACCCTGGGGTGCAGATCAACGAGGAGTTCTGCCAGCGACTGAAGGACGGCACACGAATGAGAGCCCCGGAGCTGGCCACCCCCGCCAT ACGCCACATCATGCAGAGTTGCTGGTCTGGAGACCCTAAAGCAAGGCCTGCTTTCTCCGAGCTGGTGGAGATCCTGGGAGACCTGCTTCAGGGAGGAGGCTGGCAG gaagaggaagaggaatgcATGGCCCTGCACAGCTCTCAGAGCTCGGAGGAGGGTGGCTTCATGCAGACGTCCACCACAGCTCTGCACATCACCGAAGCTGACGCTGACAGTAGTCCTCCCAGTGTGCATTGCCACAGCCTGGCAGCCAG ATATTACAATTGTGTGTCCTTTCCCGGGTGCCTGACCAGAGGAACTCAGACTCCAGGTTCCTCCAGGATGAAGACATTTGAAGAATTCCCCATGACTCCTACAACCTACAAAGCCTCTGTG GATAACCAGACAGACAGCGGGATGGTGCTGGCCTCGGAAGAGTTTGAGCAGATAGAAAGCAGGCATAGACAAGAAGGCAGCTTCAG